A region of Rhodoferax potami DNA encodes the following proteins:
- a CDS encoding response regulator transcription factor yields the protein MKRKALIVDDQPDIRKLIMMTMECEDFDLHEADNGEDAWLVAQKLRPQLILLDVMMPGSLDGYQVCEKVKADPMLGSMTKVILLTARGQKADVERGHEAGCDAYLVKPFSPIELLDTVDRLVP from the coding sequence ATGAAACGCAAAGCACTCATCGTCGACGACCAGCCGGACATCCGCAAGCTGATCATGATGACCATGGAATGTGAAGACTTTGACCTCCACGAGGCCGACAACGGGGAAGACGCCTGGCTCGTTGCCCAAAAGTTGCGTCCCCAACTCATCTTGCTCGACGTGATGATGCCGGGCTCGCTGGACGGCTACCAGGTCTGCGAGAAGGTCAAGGCAGACCCGATGCTCGGCTCCATGACCAAGGTGATCTTGCTGACCGCCAGAGGCCAAAAAGCCGATGTGGAGCGCGGCCATGAAGCCGGTTGCGATGCCTATCTGGTCAAGCCCTTCAGCCCGATCGAGCTACTGGATACCGTCGACCGCTTGGTCCCCTGA